Within Amycolatopsis sp. cg5, the genomic segment CTGAGCACCAAGGATTACTACCGGGTTCGGTTCGGCGTCGGCCGCCCGCCCGGCCGCCAGGATCCGGCCGATTTCGTGCTGAAGGACTTTTCCACGGTCGAGCGGAAAACGCTCGCGCTGGAGGTCGATCGCTGCGCCGACGCCGTCGAAGCCCTGATCGGGTCAGGCCTTTCCGCAGCTCAGAACGCCTTCCACGCAGGGTGACCTGCATTTCGCTCGATGGAGTTAACCAACCTCCACGATGGGTTTAACGACCGAGCGAAGCCTTTGCGTTAGATCTCAAAACGGTTAAGACGGTTATGGAAGTTATCGCATCCGTCAAAACCTGGAGAGACTTTCATGTCGTTCAGCACCGAAGTCGAATTCGGTAATTCGCCCATCGGCAGACGCGGCTACGCGAAAGCGGACGTCGACGCCTTCGTCGGGCGCATCGCGAAGACCTTCGCGGGCGAGGACGACCTGACCGCCGCCGAGGTGCACCACGTCATGTTCGCGAAGCCGTTGATCGGCAAGCGCGGCTACGACGAGCGTGAGGTCGACGAGTTCCTCGACGCGGTCGAGGAGGAGCTCATCAGCCGCACCGGCGTCCGCGTCCACCGCCTCCCCGCCCAGGCCGCCGACGAGCGCGCACCCGCCCAGCAGCTCCAAGACACCTAGACCCAGACGCGATAAAGCGGGCTTTACTCCGGGGAGTAAAGCCCGCTTTATCGCGGGTACTCAGCTCTTGGTCGCGTTGGCGGAGATCTTCTCCGCGTACTGCGTGGCCGTCGCCGCGCGCTTGACCTTCCCGGACGGCGTCTTCGGCAGGCTGCCGGCGGGCAGCACGACCACCGCGAACGGCCGCATGTCGACGGCGTCGCGCACCCTGGCCGCGACCTCCTTCGCCAGCGCCCGCTCGACCTCGGCGTCACCGGCCAGCTTCGACTCCAGCACCACCGCGAACCGCTCGCGCCTGCTGCCCGCGTCGAGCCGGACGGCGACGGCGTTGCCGGCGCGGA encodes:
- a CDS encoding DivIVA domain-containing protein, which codes for MSFSTEVEFGNSPIGRRGYAKADVDAFVGRIAKTFAGEDDLTAAEVHHVMFAKPLIGKRGYDEREVDEFLDAVEEELISRTGVRVHRLPAQAADERAPAQQLQDT